A region of Labeo rohita strain BAU-BD-2019 chromosome 2, IGBB_LRoh.1.0, whole genome shotgun sequence DNA encodes the following proteins:
- the fitm1l gene encoding fat storage-inducing transmembrane protein 1 isoform X2: protein MEKAAERNEDTVQRVFLRSGWGWTCIFVGSFVFLLSFSVRRSLTLSLRHLSRLAVAGGLWLGFRKLLCLLENATGSCYEPLSSTLELASGTNGDQPLLLLHEGETKEACVRAGMLWRGYEVSEDALLLCLCCLLLAEETAVFGPYLSLGGPSGAPLRILFLFCVLLLSLWVFLLLCLLAYFPQFPTQLLGGALGCLSWRVLYQGWYRLGPSWYCPGRPGVGLLSTQSKQDETYETLCESNATEIN from the exons ATGGAGAAAGCAGCAGAGAGGAATGAAGATACAGTACAAAG GGTGTTCCTGCGCTCAGGTTGGGGCTGGACCTGCATCTTTGTTGGCTCTTTTGTCTTCCTCCTGTCTTTCTCAGTTCGTCGCTCACTCACGCTTTCCCTGCGACATCTTTCTCGGCTAGCTGTGGCAGGTGGACTGTGGCTGGGCTTCCGCAAACTGCTTTGTCTGTTGGAAAATGCCACCGGGAGCTGCTATGAGCCTCTCAGCTCCACTCTTGAGTTGGCTTCAGGGACCAATGGAGATCAGCCTTTACTGCTTTTACATGAAGGTGAAACAAAGGAGGCCTGTGTCCGCGCTGGCATGTTGTGGCGTGGCTATGAAGTATCTGAAGATGCCCTTCTGCTGTGTCTGTGCTGCCTGCTTCTAGCTGAGGAGACTGCAGTGTTCGGGCCCTACCTGAGCCTGGGTGGACCCTCTGGAGCCCCGCTGCGCATCCTCTTCCTGTTCTGCGTCCTGCTGTTGAGTCTCTGGGTGTTCCTGCTTCTCTGCCTGCTGGCTTACTTCCCACAGTTTCCTACTCAGCTTTTGGGAGGTGCCCTGGGTTGTTTGAGCTGGCGAGTGTTGTATCAGGGTTGGTACCGACTTGGACCTAGTTGGTACTGCCCTGGAAGGCCAGGGGTGGGACTTTTGTCTACACAGAGCAAACAGGATGAGACATATGAGACCCTGTGTGAAAGTAATGCTACAGAGATCAACTAG
- the fitm1l gene encoding fat storage-inducing transmembrane protein 1 isoform X1, translated as MVTETIQMFLNSILVVITDLAAGLLGNTSFRRHFHLLLSALLLFGPLLSFWVSHYSIFAKRTHFLYRVFLRSGWGWTCIFVGSFVFLLSFSVRRSLTLSLRHLSRLAVAGGLWLGFRKLLCLLENATGSCYEPLSSTLELASGTNGDQPLLLLHEGETKEACVRAGMLWRGYEVSEDALLLCLCCLLLAEETAVFGPYLSLGGPSGAPLRILFLFCVLLLSLWVFLLLCLLAYFPQFPTQLLGGALGCLSWRVLYQGWYRLGPSWYCPGRPGVGLLSTQSKQDETYETLCESNATEIN; from the exons ATGGTTACGGAAACAATACAAATGTTTCTGAACTCTATCCTTGTGGTCATTACTGACCTGGCAGCTGGGCTTCTCGGCAACACATCATTTCGACGTCATTTTCATTTGTTGCTGTCAGCATTGCTTTTGTTTGGGCCCCTCCTGAGTTTTTGGGTTTCCCATTATAGTATCTTTGCAAAGAGGACTCACTTTCTCTACAG GGTGTTCCTGCGCTCAGGTTGGGGCTGGACCTGCATCTTTGTTGGCTCTTTTGTCTTCCTCCTGTCTTTCTCAGTTCGTCGCTCACTCACGCTTTCCCTGCGACATCTTTCTCGGCTAGCTGTGGCAGGTGGACTGTGGCTGGGCTTCCGCAAACTGCTTTGTCTGTTGGAAAATGCCACCGGGAGCTGCTATGAGCCTCTCAGCTCCACTCTTGAGTTGGCTTCAGGGACCAATGGAGATCAGCCTTTACTGCTTTTACATGAAGGTGAAACAAAGGAGGCCTGTGTCCGCGCTGGCATGTTGTGGCGTGGCTATGAAGTATCTGAAGATGCCCTTCTGCTGTGTCTGTGCTGCCTGCTTCTAGCTGAGGAGACTGCAGTGTTCGGGCCCTACCTGAGCCTGGGTGGACCCTCTGGAGCCCCGCTGCGCATCCTCTTCCTGTTCTGCGTCCTGCTGTTGAGTCTCTGGGTGTTCCTGCTTCTCTGCCTGCTGGCTTACTTCCCACAGTTTCCTACTCAGCTTTTGGGAGGTGCCCTGGGTTGTTTGAGCTGGCGAGTGTTGTATCAGGGTTGGTACCGACTTGGACCTAGTTGGTACTGCCCTGGAAGGCCAGGGGTGGGACTTTTGTCTACACAGAGCAAACAGGATGAGACATATGAGACCCTGTGTGAAAGTAATGCTACAGAGATCAACTAG
- the LOC127176936 gene encoding myosin-7-like, whose protein sequence is MGDAEMAVFGAAAPYLRKSDRERLEAQTKPFDLKKECFVPDPVEEFTKATITSREGDKVTVETQAGKTITVKDSEILQQNPPKFDKIEDMAMLTFLHEPAVLYNLKERYAAWMIYTYSGLFCVTVNPYKWLPVYNQEVVIAYRGKKRSEAPPHIYSISDNAYQYMLADRENQSILITGESGAGKTVNTKRVIQYFASIAASGGKKDASAQNKGTLEDQIIQANPALEAFGNAKTIRNDNSSRFGKFIRIHFDTRGKLASADIETYLLEKSRVIFQLKAERDYHIFYQILSNKKPEILEMLLVTANPYDYSFISQGETTVASIDDAEELMATDSAFDILGFTQDEKNSVYKLTGAIMHYGNMKFKQKQREEQAEADGTEDADKAAYLMGLNSADLIKGLCHPRVKVGNEWVTKGQNVQQVNYAVGALSKAVYERMFLWMVVRINQSLETRQPRQYFIGVLDIAGFEIFEFNTFEQLCINFTNEKLQQFFNHHMFVLEQEEYKKEGIEWVFIDFGMDLQACIDLIEKPMGIMSILEEECMFPKASDATFKAKLYDNHLGKSSNFQKPRIVKGKPESHFALVHYAGTVDYNINNWLVKNKDPLNETVVGLYQKSSLKLLAYLFANYASAESAMADGTSGKKEKKKKGSSFQTVSALHRENLNKLMTNLRSTHPHFVRCIIPNETKTPGAMENPLVMHQLRCNGVLEGIRICRKGFPNRILYGDFKQRYRILNPAAIPEGQFIDSKKGAEKLLSSLDIDHQQYRFGHTKVFFKAGLLGQLEEMRDERLSKIITGIQARSRGLLSRAEYQKMVERRDALLVIQWNVRAFMSVKNWPWMKLFFKIKPLLRSAEAEKEMANMKEEFLKLKEAYAKSEARRKELEEKMVTLLQEKNDLQLQVQAEQDNLCDAEERCEGLIKNKIQMEAKNKELTERLEDEEELNAELTAKKRKLEDECSELKKDIDDLELTLAKVEKEKHATENKVKNLTEEMAALDDIIAKLTKEKKALQEAHQQTLDDLQSEEDKVNTLTKAKVKLEQQVDDLEGSLEQEKKIRMDLERAKRKLEGDLKLTQESIMDLENDKQQLEERLKKKDFEISQLNSKIDDEQNIIIQLQKKLKELQARVEELEEELEAERAARAKVEKQRADLARELEEISERLEEAGGATAAQIEMNKKREAEFQKLRRDLEEATLQHEATAATLRKKQADSVAELGEQIDNLQRVKQKLEKEKSELRLELDDVISSMEQIVKSKTNMEKVNRTLEDQLNEFRNKCEENQRALSDTTTQKAKLQAENDEHARQLEEKESLISQLTRGKNSFSQQLEDLKRQLDEEIKAKNALAHALQSARHDTDLLREQYEEEQEAKAELQRSMSKANTEVAQWRTKYETDAIQRTEELEETKKKLAQRLQEAEEAVEAVNAKCSSLEKTKHRLQNEIEDLMVDVERANTAAASLDKKQRNFDKVLSEWKQKYEESQCELESSQKEARSLSTELFKLKNSYEETLDHLETMKRENKILQEEISDLTEQLGESGKTIHELEKVRKQLEQEKAEIQAALEEAEGSLEHEEGKILRTQLEFNQIKADIERKLTEKDEEMEQSKRNLQRTIDTLQSALESETRSRNEALRIKKKMEGDLNEMEIQLSQANRQAAEAQKQLKSVQAHLKDSQLQLDDSLRANDDLKENIAIVERRNTLLQAELEELRAVLEQTERGRKLSEQELLDVTERVQLLHSQNTSLINQKKKLEADISQLQSEVEEAVQECRNAEEKAKKAITDAAMMAEELKKEQDTSAHLERMKKNMEQTIKDLQHRLDEAEQIAMKGGKKQVQKLETRVRELECEVEAEQKKSSESIKGIRKYERRIKELTYQTEEDRKNVARLQDLVDKLQLKVKAYKRAAEEAEEQANIHLGKFRKLQHELDEAEERADIAESQVNKLRAKSRDVGPKKGFDEE, encoded by the exons ATGGGTGATGCTGAAATGGCAGTTTTTGGGGCCGCAGCCCCTTACCTACGCAAGTCTGACAGGGAGCGTCTTGAGGCACAAACGAAACCCTTTGACTTAAAGAAGGAATGCTTTGTGCCAGATCCAGTGGAGGAGTTTACTAAAGCCACCATCACAAGTCGAGAAGGTGATAAAGTCACTGTGGAGACACAAGCAGGGAAG ACTATCACTGTCAAAGACAGTGAAATTCTGCAGCAGAATCCCCCCAAATTTGATAAAATTGAAGACATGGCAATGCTGACCTTTCTCCATGAGCCAGCTGTGCTGTATAACCTCAAAGAGCGCTATGCAGCATGGATGATCTAC ACCTACTCCGGGCTGTTCTGTGTCACTGTCAACCCTTACAAGTGGCTGCCGGTGTACAATCAGGAGGTGGTTATAGCCTATAGAGGGAAGAAGAGGAGTGAAGCTCCTCCGCACATCTATTCCATCTCTGATAACGCCTACCAGTACATGTTGGCAG ACAGAGAAAACCAGTCTATTCTTATCAC TGGAGAATCTGGTGCTGGGAAGACTGTGAACACTAAAAGAGTCATTCAGTACTTTGCCAGCATTGCAGCAAGTGGGGGAAAGAAGGATGCATCTGCTCAGAACAAG GGAACCCTGGAGGATCAAATCATCCAGGCTAACCCTGCCTTGGAGGCCTTTGGTAATGCTAAGACCATCAGAAATGACAACTCCTCAAGATTT GGAAAATTTATTCGAATTCACTTTGATACAAGGGGGAAACTGGCATCTGCTGACATTGAAACAT ATCTCCTGGAGAAGTCCCGTGTGATCTTTCAGTTAAAGGCTGAGAGAGACTATCACATCTTTTATCAAATCTTATCCAACAAAAAACCAGAGATCCTTG AGATGTTACTAGTGACGGCAAACCCCTATGACTACTCATTCATATCTCAGGGAGAAACCACAGTTGCTTCCATTGATGATGCTGAGGAGTTAATGGCAACTGAT AGTGCCTTTGATATATTGGGCTTCACACAAGATGAAAAGAACTCTGTGTACAAGCTGACTGGAGCCATTATGCACTACGGCAACATGAAGTTCAAGCAGAAGCAGCGAGAGGAACAAGCAGAAGCTGATGGGACTGAAG ATGCTGACAAAGCAGCATATCTAATGGGTCTGAATTCTGCTGACCTCATCAAGGGTCTATGTCATCCCAGGGTCAAAGTTGGAAATGAGTGGGTCACCAAGGGACAAAATGTCCAGCAA GTAAACTACGCTGTTGGTGCCTTATCAAAAGCTGTGTATGAGAGAATGTTCCTCTGGATGGTTGTGAGAATCAATCAGTCTCTGGAGACAAGGCAGCCTCGTCAATACTTCATTGGAGTGCTGGACATTGCTGGATTTGAGATCTTTGAA TTCAATACATTTGAGCAACTCTGCATTAACTTTACCAATGAGAAACTGCAACAGTTTTTCAACCACCACATGTTTGTGCTGGAACAAGAGGAGTACAAGAAAGAAGGGATTGAATGGGTGTTCATTGACTTCGGTATGGATTTGCAGGCCTGCATCGATCTCATTGAGAAG CCTATGGGTATCATGTCCATCCTTGAAGAGGAGTGCATGTTTCCCAAAGCCAGTGATGCAACATTTAAAGCAAAGCTTTATGACAATCACCTTGGGAAATCAAGCAACTTCCAGAAACCCAGGATTGTAAAAGGGAAGCCAGAGTCTCACTTCGCCCTGGTTCACTACGCTGGTACAGTGGACTACAATATCAACAACTGGCTAGTGAAGAATAAAGACCCCCTCAATGAAACCGTGGTTGGATTGTACCAGAAATCTTCACTGAAATTGTTGGCTTATCTATTTGCCAACTATGCAAGTGCAGAATCAG ccATGGCTGATGGTACAAgtgggaaaaaagaaaagaagaagaaagggTCATCATTCCAGACAGTGTCTGCACTTCACAGG GAGAATCTCAATAAGCTAATGACAAATCTGAGATCAACTCATCCTCACTTTGTACGGTGCATCATCCCCAATGAGACAAAGACTCCTGGTGCGATGGAGAACCCTTTGGTCATGCACCAACTGCGCTGTAACGGTGTACTAGAGGGCATCAGGATTTGCAGAAAAGGATTCCCAAACAGAATCTTGTATGGAGACTTCAAACAGAG ATATCGGATCTTAAACCCGGCAGCTATCCCTGAGGGACAGTTCATAGACAGCAAGAAAGGAGCAGAGAAACTGCTGAGTTCGCTTGACATAGACCACCAGCAGTACAGGTTTGGACACACTAAG GTATTTTTTAAGGCTGGTCTTCTAGGCCAGCTGGAGGAGATGAGAGATGAGCGTCTGTCAAAAATAATCACTGGAATTCAAGCTAGGTCTCGAGGTCTTCTTTCAAGGGCTGAATACCAAAAGATGGTAGAACGCAG GGATGCCTTGCTTGTGATTCAGTGGAATGTACGTGCATTCATGAGTGTCAAGAATTGGCCCTGGATGAAACTCttctttaaaattaaaccaTTACTGAGATCTGCTGAAGCAGAAAAGGAAATGGCCAATATGAAAGAGGAGTTCTTGAAGCTCAAGGAAGCCTATGCAAAGTCTGAGGCTCGTAGAAAAGAACTTGAGGAAAAAATGGTCACTCTTCTTCAGGAAAAGAATGACCTCCAACTTCAAGTTCAGGCG GAACAAGATAATCTTTGTGATGCTGAAGAAAGGTGTGAAGGTCTGATCAAGAACAAGATTCAGATGGAGGCTAAAAACAAAGAGCTCACAGAGCGACTTGAGGACGAGGAGGAGCTGAATGCAGAGTTGACAGCTAAGAAGAGGAAGCTGGAGGACGAATGCTCTGAGCTGAAGAAAGATATTGATGATCTGGAGCTGACTCTGGCTAAAGTGGAGAAAGAGAAGCATGCTACTGAGAACAAG GTGAAGAACCTGACAGAGGAAATGGCTGCTTTAGATGATATCATTGCCAAGctaacaaaagagaaaaaagccTTGCAGGAAGCTCATCAGCAGACACTGGATGACCTGCAGAGTGAGGAGGACAAAGTCAACACACTCACCAAAGCCAAAGTAAAGCTAGAGCAGCAGGTGGATGAT CTTGAAGGATCTCTAGAGCAAGAAAAGAAGATCCGAATGGATTTAGAAAGAGCCAAGAGGAAACTTGAAGGAGATTTAAAGTTAACCCAGGAGAGCATAATGGACCTGGAGAATGACAAACAGCAACTGGAAGAACGACTGAAGAA aaaagacTTTGAAATCAGTCAGCTCAACAGTAAAATTGACGACGAGCAAAACATAATTATCCAACTACAAAAGAAGCTCAAGGAGCTGCAG GCTCGAGTTGAGGAGCTGGAAGAAGAGCTTGAGGCAGAAAGAGCTGCCAGGGCCAAGGTGGAGAAACAGAGAGCAGATTTAGCCAGAGAGCTGGAGGAGATCAGTGAGAGACTGGAGGAGGCGGGAGGAGCTACAGCTGCTCAGATTGAAATGAATAAGAAACGAGAGGCAGAGTTTCAGAAACTTCGCAGAGACCTTGAAGAGGCCACTCTGCAGCATGAGGCCACTGCCGCCACATTGAGGAAGAAACAAGCTGACAGTGTGGCTGAACTTGGAGAGCAGATAGACAATCTGCAGAGAGTCAAGCAAAAActggaaaaggaaaaaagtgaACTCAGGCTGGAGCTGGATGATGTGATCTCCAGCATGGAGCAGATTGTCAAGTCCAag accAACATGGAGAAAGTTAACAGAACTCTGGAAGATCAACTGAATGAATTCCGAAACAAGTGTGAGGAAAACCAAAGGGCCCTCAGTGACACTACAACCCAGAAGGCAAAACTTCAAGCAGAAAATG ATGAACATGCAAGACAGTTAGAAGAAAAGGAATCATTAATCTCTCAGCTGACAAGGGGTAAGAACTCCTTTAGTCAACAACTGGAGGACCTGAAAAGGCAGTTAGATGAGGAAATTAAG GCGAAGAATGCTCTCGCCCATGCACTGCAGTCAGCTCGGCATGATACAGATCTGCTTAGAGAGCAGTATGAGGAGGAGCAGGAGGCCAAAGCAGAGCTACAGAGAAGCATGTCTAAAGCTAATACTGAGGTGGCTCAGTGGAGAACCAAGTATGAAACTGATGCCATACAGAGGACAGAGGAGCTTGAGGAAACCAA GAAGAAACTGGCTCAGCGGTTGCAGGAGGCTGAGGAGGCTGTAGAGGCAGTAAATGCTAAATGCTCTTCCCTTGAAAAGACTAAACACAGACTTCAGAATGAAATTGAAGATTTGATGGTGGATGTAGAGAGAGCcaatactgctgctgcatctTTAGACAAGAAACAAAGAAACTTTGACAAG gtcTTATCTGAATGGAAGCAGAAGTATGAGGAGTCTCAATGTGAACTGGAGAGCTCTCAGAAGGAAGCCAGATCTTTGAGCACAGAACTCTTCAAGCTGAAGAACTCCTATGAGGAAACTTTGGATCACCTGGAGACCATGAAGAGAGAGAACAAGATTCTCCAAG AGGAGATCTCTGACCTGACTGAACAGCTTGGTGAGAGTGGAAAGACAATCCATGAGTTGGAGAAGGTTCGTAAGCAGCTGGAACAAGAAAAGGCTGAGATACAAGCTGCTCTGGAAGAGGCTGAG GGCTCTCTAGAGCACGAAGAAGGTAAAATCCTAAGGACTCAGCTAGAATTTAACCAAATAAAGGCTGACATTGAGCGCAAGCTGACCGAGAAAGATGAGGAAATGGAGCAATCTAAGAGGAACCTACAAAGGACCATAGACACCTTGCAAAGTGCTTTGGAGTCTGAAACTCGTAGCAGGAATGAAGCTCTCAGGATAAAGAAGAAGATGGAAGGAGATCTCAATGAAATGGAGATCCAACTGAGCCAGGCTAACAGACAGGCAGCCGAGGCTCAAAAACAACTCAAGTCTGTTCAGGCCCATCTAAAG GATTCCCAGCTTCAGCTGGATGACTCTCTTCGAGCCAATGATGATCTGAAGGAGAACATTGCCATTGTAGAGAGACGTAATACCTTGCTTCAAGCTGAACTAGAGGAGCTCAGGGCTGTTCTAGAACAAACAGAGCGAGGACGTAAACTTTCTGAGCAAGAGTTGCTGGATGTCACTGAGAGAGTACAGCTTCTGCATTCTCAG AACACCAGTCTCATAAACCAGAAGAAGAAGCTGGAGGCTGACATATCCCAGCTTCAGAGTGAGGTGGAAGAGGCAGTGCAAGAATGCAGAAATGCTGAGGAAAAGGCTAAAAAGGCCATCACTGATGCTGCCATGATGGCTGAGGAGTTGAAGAAGGAGCAGGACACAAGTGCTCACCTGGAGCGAATGAAGAAGAACATGGAGCAGACCATTAAGGACCTACAGCACCGCTTGGATGAAGCAGAACAAATTGCCATGAAGGGAGGCAAGAAACAAGTCCAGAAACTGGAGACTAGG GTAAGAGAGTTGGAATGTGAAGTTGAAGCTGAACAGAAGAAAAGCAGTGAATCGATTAAGGGAATCCGTAAATATGAACGCCGCATCAAGGAACTTACCTATCAG ACTGAAGAGGACCGTAAAAACGTAGCCCGTCTTCAAGATCTGGTTGACAAGCTGCAACTGAAAGTCAAAGCTTACAAGAGAGCTGCAGAGGAAGCT GAAGAACAGGCAAACATTCACCTTGGCAAATTCCGTAAGCTGCAGCATGAATTAGATGAAGCAGAGGAAAGGGCTGATATCGCTGAATCTCAAGTGAACAAACTACGTGCCAAAAGTCGTGATGTGGGGCCAAAG AAAGGGTTTGATGAAGAATGA